A window of Dysidea avara chromosome 1, odDysAvar1.4, whole genome shotgun sequence genomic DNA:
ACCTGTTGACAGTGTACATGAAGCAGTTGGGAAAATCTCTAGAACACTGAGGAAAAGTTATCCCAACCCTCCCTGTCCCCAATTTATGTTGAAAGATTCCTGGAAACCGAGGAAGGGTGGGCACTGAAGCTTAATTGCAAAGGAAAATACTaacattaaaatacaaaaattagGTAAACCCCATCTAACACTTGTGTGTGCATTATGTCCAGcacatgtgtgtgctgatgtttcctatctggcacgtgtgtgtgctgatgtgtcctatcccacacatgtgtgtgctgatgtttcctatctggcacgtgtgtgtgtgctgatgtttcctatccggcatgtgtgtgtgctgatgtgtcctatccggcacgtgtgtgtgctgatgtttcctatccggcacgtgtgtgtgctgatgtgtcctatccggaatttgtgtgtgtgctgatgtgtcctatctggcatgtgtgtgtgtgctgatgtgtcctatctggcacgtgtgtgtgctgatgtgtcctatccggcacttgtgtgtgtgctgatgtgtcctatccggcacttgtgtgtgtgctgatgtgtcctatctggcacgtgtgtgtgctgatgtttcCTATCTGGcacatgtgtgtgctgatgtttcCTATCCGGcacatgtgtgtgctgatgtgtcctatctggcacgtgtgtgtgctgatgtgtcctatctgccacgtgtgtgtgctgatgtttcCTATCCGGcacatgtgtgtgctgatgtgtcctatctggcacgtgtgtgtgctgatgtgtcctatctggcacgtgtgtgtgctgatgtttcCTATCCGGcacatgtgtgtgctgatgtgtcctatccggcacgtgtgtgtgtgctgatgtgtcctatccggcacatgtgtgtgctgatgtgtcctatccATCATAAAAAAGTTCCCATATTTCCCTCCTCGGTTGGCCCATTTACAACCCAAATTATTATTTGAGTCACGGTGTGGTGGTTCGGTGGTTGAGGTCCTCACTTAGTGAGGACATTATGCAGGCATGCATGGAGAAGATCTAAGTGTATGTATGCAACATGTAATAttggtgtatgtatgtatacaatgaATGCACGCCAtgttaattatcatctgaaaagtgaagtatccattacgctttgctgtcagctatgttcaacccgttacacagcaatacaaattagggctgggacgaatattcgAATGTTCGATCAATTTGAAGCTTCAAGTACATTCGAAGTCATGCAGAACTATTCGaacatgtatgtaatgtattatGATGTCATACACAATATGCAATATTACATGTATTAATTGAAATGTTACAAATAATTATGGTATAATGGCGGAGGATACAAGTAAATCTCGTTCCGATGTTTGGAAGTACTATAAAAAGATCAAGGGTGCTTCAAGGGCTAAGTGTACTATTTGTAAACAGGATTTTTCATACAGAGGTGGAACAACTAACCTTAGACTTCACCTGCAGGCGAAGCATAGTCTTATATAACACACCTAAGAAAAGCAAGAATAGTAAGAAGACAAGCGAAGAACCCTGTACCTCGAAGCAGATGTCCTTGGATATTTTTTCAAAGCAGCAATATTGTAGTGAAGCCAGAGCCAGCACTATTATGGAAAGAATTGTTAACATGATAGCGATCGATCTAAAACCGATACGCATGGTCGAAGGAGAAGGGTTTCTGAAACTGATGGATTATTTGGAACCCAACTGCAAAGTtcccagtagaaaattcattaCAGGTATGATATATAAAAAGCACAAAGCAGTGAAAGCAAAGTTACAAGACAAACTAGAAACAGAAGCTAGCTCGATTGCTCTCACGACGGATATTTGGACAAGCTCTGCCACTGAGGCATATATAACTGTCTCGGCACACTACATCTCGACGGAGTGGAAGATGATCTCTTGTGTGTTGGAAACTCCAGACATGCCTGAAAGGCACACAGGGCAGAATATAGCAGACAAACTAATGGAAATTGTGGACAACTGGGGCATCAGTGAAAAAATTTCTGTCATAGTCCATGATCAAGCTTCAAACATGGAAAGCTCTTCAGACATACTGGAAAGTAAGTGAGGGTGGCAGGGAATGAAATTTTCTGGACATTGTTTGCAGCTTTGTGTAAATGCTGGTTTATCCATTAATACTACTGAACGTGTAACAGGAGCTGCCAGTAAGTTGGTAGGACACTTCAAGCATAGTGTTGTGGCTAGTGAAGAATTGAAAAAAAGGCAAAAACAAATGGAACAATCAGAGCTCAAATTAATACAAAGTTGTACAACACAATGGAATTCGACTTACTATATGTTAAAGAGATTGGTTGAAACAAGATGGCCTGTTTCAGCAGTACTATCTTGTGAACAAGTCACTAAAAGAAAGGATCGATACTTATACCTGAAAAGTGATCAGTGGACACTTGCAGAGGAACTTGCAAAGATACTGGAACCATTTGAAACTGCAACCACCTTCTTTAGTTACGAAGAAAACTCATCTTTTTCTACTACACTACCAGTTTTGTTAGGCTTAGTGGAAGGTCTCAGGAAGGAACTTGAACGTGAAAGTGAAGATCCATCTCCTCCAGCTATAGAGGAATTCAAAAGAGTTGTAGCAGATGAAATTGCTAGGAGGTGGGATCTTGAGCAGCTGGAAACAAGTGACCCAATGGTACTTGCACCATTGGTAGACCCAAGGTTTAAATTGATTCAGTCATTATCTGAAGACAGCAAGGAGTGTATTAGAGCAAGTATAATTGAGCAGATGGACAGTTTCAGTTTGGCTGCAGCTATGACACCTTCTGGTTCTGAAGATGAAGTAGAGAATGAGGTACAGGTAGTTGAACCAGCTCAAAAGAAGGCAAAGAAGCTTACATAAACTTCTTGGTCCTGAGAAAGAAGAAGTCTGTGTTACAAGCCAAGCAGAATTAGAGCAATATTTATTGGAAAAAACTATTAAAAGAACCACAAAGCCACTTACCTGGTGGAAAATAATGAAAAGTGATTCCCAAAACTTGCAAAAGGTGCTAGAGCTTTGTTAAACATTCCAGCCACAAGTACCCCATCAGAGAGAATATTTTCAGTTGCAGGtttaactgtaactaaactGCGTAGTTCTTTGAAGCCTGAAAATGTGAAACCTTTTTGAAtaagaatttgaagttacttGACAGTTAGTCAGTACTTTGTCTATCAGTTTTATTACTTTGGTAAGTTTGGTTTTATAACTTTATCACTTGATTCATTTTCATGACTTTTATCTTAACAGTAACATGTTTGAACCATAGCTGTGAGTGTAAAAGCTAATGTATGTATCCCATGTTCTTATTACTAAATTAACAAAAAAAGTGACTTCCTGTGGAGAGTAGACAACTTGACCAGATTGTTTGGCTAGTAACCTACAGGGATAGGAGGAGCACTACAATAGTGACAAAACCACCACAACATACCTGCAGCTGGCTACCTTGAACTGGTAACTTTGAGGGAGTAGGGTGGCATAACAATACCACAACATGCCTGTCTGGCAATCTACAGGGGTTAAGCTACACAAACAATACATAAACAACACCATTAAACACACGAAGCTTCGATTGTTCGAATAATTGCATAGCGAAGCTTCGAAGTGAATAAttaatattcgtcccagccctaatactaatcaagaactgtttgaaaagcatcccTACAAtgaaaatagccactatgaaaaatacaaatgattttcattttgaagggaagccatcacgtgctcttGCCAAATTggcacctttccctgtcagcaaagatgaatgagacacaaaggaggacactggtaagtccatgaagaatgcattgtacgtactgtggtatgccaaaaggcacctgtcgggccgaagtgacgtcgaacaatgaaaaaagcaagcccgtagccttagccattattgagttacacttgtctgaaggcatcggatagtcagtcagtcagtcgaataaaaaaaagtttaaattccgtagcaacttgttgaaagcatttcgggtcaatttgaaagcttgtttgggcttagttttaccacgccaatactgcctcatcgttgtcagagaaaattgaggctggtttttgtgtGAAGTTATTTTGTGGGcaatgcctactcctttgtagtccctactatacagttactattgtactgtatgatatgctaGTCTTAGTATAGTGAAAATGTGTACTATACACACTCACAtaattcaaagtgtcataatgAAAAGTTTAGAGGTAGTATTGAAATATATGCAGGGGTAGTGATAAACTGTGAATTTAttttgtacatatgtagctttGTGCTGTCTctatgaaacaagatgatttgtgCTACCCAAATGTACTCTTCCTTTGTTAGTCTGGATGCAGCATTGTGCTATGCAACTTTGCACTTCATTTCTTAGCATTATTACAATATAACTGCAATAAATCTTTTCATTATGTTGCAAAGTGTTGGTATAAGAATTTTAGACGGTTTTTCATGAAGATGCCAATTGGATCTCCTTCCACAATCATCACATTTTCTTTGAACTCTCACAGTATATTCATAtgatgatcaagacacacggtagtgtgtcgtgcggcccaagaagccggcgcgcaaccccgtgagtatattgacaggaagaaacaaaacgcaattttcgcacctccatagctctgtgctgccttgatgaaacaagacaaattttgctatgtacattccctccaacttcggtactccacattccaaatttgagcgaaatcgcttcaggcattcctgagatatgcgacttcaaa
This region includes:
- the LOC136252075 gene encoding E3 SUMO-protein ligase ZBED1-like, with translation MVEGEGFLKLMDYLEPNCKVPSRKFITGMIYKKHKAVKAKLQDKLETEASSIALTTDIWTSSATEAYITVSAHYISTEWKMISCVLETPDMPERHTGQNIADKLMEIVDNWGISEKISVIVHDQASNMESSSDILERAASKLVGHFKHSVVASEELKKRQKQMEQSELKLIQSCTTQWNSTYYMLKRLVETRWPVSAVLSCEQVTKRKDRYLYLKSDQWTLAEELAKILEPFETATTFFSYEENSSFSTTLPVLLGLVEGLRKELERESEDPSPPAIEEFKRVVADEIARRWDLEQLETSDPMVLAPLVDPRFKLIQSLSEDSKECIRASIIEQMDSFSLAAAMTPSGSEDEVENEVQVVEPAQKKAKKLT